Proteins from a single region of Neodiprion virginianus isolate iyNeoVirg1 chromosome 4, iyNeoVirg1.1, whole genome shotgun sequence:
- the LOC124303861 gene encoding fumarylacetoacetase translates to MKSFIKYSPSSDFPLENLPYGVFSTSTNPVKRIGVAIGSEILDLKAVAHLFTGKILAGKQDALRQEALNDFMALGRPAWTEARSTLQDLLSADNHTLQEPEIRSKVFVQQRDAVMHLPAKIGDYTDFYSSIHHATNVGTMFRGKESALMPNWKYLPVGYHGRASSVVVSGTPIRRPRGQTLPVDGAAPVYGPCRLMDFELEVAFFVGGPATRLGESIPAVRAYDHIFGMVTMNDWSARDIQKWEYVPLGPFTAKNLGTTISPWVVTMEALEPFKVPNMPQDPAPFPYLHHEGSCNFDIKLEVDIRGPQGVATTVTRSNYKFMYWTPQQQLAQHTVTGCNLNPGDLMASGTISGETVDSYGSMLELSWKGTKPVPLKDGTVRKFLQDGDEVSIKGFCVGENYRIGFGPCVGKLLPTNPE, encoded by the exons atgaaatctttcATCAAATACTCGCCGAGCAGTGATTTCCCCCTGGAAAATCTCCCCTATGGAGTCTTCTCCACATCGACTAAC CCCGTGAAAAGAATAGGCGTCGCGATTGGATCAGAAATATTGGACCTCAAGGCGGTGGCTCATTTGTTTACGGGTAAAATTCTTGCTGGAAAACAAGATGCGTTACGTCAGGAAGCCCTCAATGATTTCATGGCGCTTGGCAGGCCCGCTTGGACTGAAGCCAGATCCACACTGCAGGATCTACTCTCGGCGGACAATCATACCTTGCAGGAACCGGAAATACGCTCTAA AGTATTCGTGCAGCAAAGAGACGCAGTGATGCATCTCCCAGCGAAAATAGGTGACTACACAGACTTCTACTCGTCGATTCACCACGCGACTAACGTAGGGACGATGTTTCGTGGAAAAGAGTCGGCTTTGATGCCAAATTG GAAATATCTTCCGGTTGGGTATCACGGAAGAGCAAGTTCGGTCGTTGTTTCTGGGACGCCTATCAGGAGACCGCGGGGTCAGACACTTCCGGTGGATGGGGCTGCCCCCGTTTACGGTCCATGCAGGCTGATGGACTTCGAACTGGAAGTCGCCTTCTTCGTTGGGGGGCCGGCAACCAGACTGGGAGAGAGTATACCGGCCGTGAGGGCCTACGACCACATATTCGGAATGGTGACGATGAACGATTGGAGCG CCAGAGACATACAGAAGTGGGAATACGTTCCGCTGGGTCCATTCACAGCCAAGAATCTCGGGACAACGATATCTCCATGGGTCGTTACAATGGAAGCCCTCGAGCCATTCAAAGTTCCAAACATGCCGCAAGATCCGGCCCCGTTTCCCTACCTACATCACGAGGGTTCTTGCAACTTTGACATCAAACTGGAAGTTGATATCAGAG GTCCTCAGGGCGTCGCCACCACCGTGACCAGGAGTAATTACAAATTCATGTACTGGACGCCGCAACAACAGCTTGCTCAACATACCGTGACCGGATGCAATTTGAATCCTGGTGACCTGATGGCATCAGGAACAATCAGTGGCGAG ACGGTCGACTCTTACGGATCAATGCTTGAGCTCAGTTGGAAAGGTACGAAGCCGGTACCCCTGAAAGACGGAACTGTCCGAAAGTTTTTGCAAGATGGTGATGAAGTATCAATCAAAG GTTTCTGCGTGGGTGAGAACTATCGTATTGGCTTTGGTCCTTGCGTTGGTAAATTGTTACCTACGAATCCCGAATAA